The DNA window TCTGATCGCATGCTGTCCATTCAGCCCCCTGACGTAGAACACATGACCCTCGGCAGCGACATCAGCTGCAGCGGCGGAGCGCGGTGCGACCAGGTGGGTCGACCTGCACACGGCCGGCAAGCGGGTCAAACCGTAGCGGCGTCACGTGTCATTGCGATGACGGCGGCGCGCAGGGGACGCGCCGGGCCGGTTCAGACCGGCAGTTCAGTGGTCTGCTTGATCCGCTGCATGGGGATTTCGGTCTTGGTGTTCTGCACCCCGGCGATGCGGTTCAGGTGCTGTATCTGGAACTGCCGGTACGCGTCGAGGTCGGCCACCGCCACCCGCAGCAGGAAGTCACAGTCGCCAGCCATCAGATGGCATTCAAGTACTTCCGGGAAGGACTTGATGCTGTTGATGAAGTGATTGGTGGTGTCTTCGTCCTGGCCGCGCAGCCAGACACGGACGAACACGGTGAACCCCCGTCCGATCCTCGCCGCATTCAGCAGGGCCACGTAGCGATCGATGTAGCCGCCCTCTTCCAACAGGCGAACCCGGCGCAGGCAGGCCGACGGCGAGAGCCCCACCTGGCGGGACAGCTCCAGGTTCTGCAGGCGACCATCGCGCTGCAGGGCGTCCAGGATGCGACGATCCAGGTTGTCGAGCTGGTACTGCATGGAATTCCACTCCTTGACCGGATCACCGCATGATATTGCACATTCGGCCGAACCAATGGCATCAACGCAACCCGATTTCGTGATCGGACCGTTAGCATGGGTCACCCCCACTCGTTGTTGATCCATGGACGCCCGAACCACCCTGCCCCTGCCTGATCCCGCCTGCGACACCGCACCACGCGCCGAGTTCCTGCGCGGCCTGCGCGCCGCCGTACCGGTGATGATCGGCTTCATTCCCTTTGCCCTGGTGCTCGGCGCCCAGGCCGCGCAGAAGGGCCTGTCGGCGCTGGAAGTGCCGCTGATGACCGGCCTCAACTTCGCTGGCGGGTCTGAATTCGCCGCGGTCGAACTGTGGACCTCGCCGCCGCACATCGCGCTGATCGTGGCGATCACCGCGCTGGTCAACAGCCGCCACCTGTTGATGGGCGCCAGCCTGGCACCGTTGCTGCAGCACCTGCCGCGCCGTCGCGTGCTGCCGGCGCTGTTCTTCATGTGCGATGAAAGCTGGGCACTGGGCGTGGCCGATGCGCGCCGTCGCGCACTGGGCTTCAGCCTGGCCTACTACCTCGGCGTATCGGCCGGCCTGTACACCGTGTGGGTGCTGTGCACCGCGCTGGGCGCGATCGTCGGCCCGCTGCTCGGCGACATCCATGCCTACGGCTTCGACATGGCCTTCCCCGCCGTGTTCCTGGTGCTGCTGCGTGGCATGTGGCAAGGCATGCGCGCCGCCCGGCCATGGCTGGTCAGCCTGGTGGTGGCAGCGGGCACCTACCTGCTGGTGCCCGGCGCCTGGTACGTGGCCAGCGGCGCGCTGGCCGGCCTTGCTGCCGCCTGGCTGCTGGCGGAGGACGCGGCATGATCTTCAACGGCCTGATCCACTGGACCTCGGTGCTGACCATCATCCTGATGGCTGCCGCCACCTATCTCACCCGCATCATCGGTTTTCTCGCGCTGCGCAACCGCACCCTGAGCAAGCGCGCGGTAACGGTGATGGAAGCCGCCCCGGGCTGCGTGCTGATCTCGGTGATCGCCCCGGACTTCGTGGCCGACAAGCCGGCCGACCTGGCCGCGCTGGCCATCACGTTACTGGCGGCCACGCGGCTGTCGATGCTGCCGACGGTGCTGATCGGCGTGGTATCGGCGGGGGTGCTGCGGTATGTGATGGGGTGAGCGGCAGAGGACAACCCGCGCCGACAGTCAGCCTCCAGATGCAACACGTCTGATTGTGCGTGCGCCGGGGCGTCTGCAAGGATGCATCCACCGCCTTGGAAGGGTGATCTCCTGCAGATGGAATCCTGGTTGCGGCACACCACAGGCGCAGCAGCGTTGCTGCTCTGCACCAGTGCGTGCAATACCCTCGATACTCCCCCGCGCGATAGTGTCGGCGCGGACGGAGCGTTTGCGACGCTCCTGCGCGGCAACGCCTCCCAGCTGAGCGTTGGCACCGCGTCGGTGTTGCCCGGCCAGGAGAGTTCCGAACAGACGACGCGCTCGCATACTTGCCAACTGGAAACAATCGCAGTGGTGGTGCGCTGGGTCGAACCCAGCCTATCCGCTGGGCAGGCCGTGAATCTATGCACTGCCGCCGCCCACGCGGCGCGGCAACCGCTCCACGGCGCAGACCTGAACGATACGCCGGTCCGCTATCAGGTCACGATCGTCAGCGACGGTGGCGGCATCTGGCAACAGCCCGCCAGGCCGGCACGACCAGAACTGGTGGTGGCGTTCTGGTTTCCCGCCGGCGACGATGCCGATGCACTGCGCGAGCGCGTGATCTCCACCACCGCGCACGAATTCCACCATATCGCCACCGCGATGGCAGGCCAGCGTCGATGGGGCGCGCACCGGGAACCGGAGGCATACCTCGCCGGGGCATGTGCGCTGCTGGCGATTGAAGGTGAGCTTCGGCGCGAACAGCTTCCCGGCCGCCATGATCCCCGCGCTGACAGCCTGCTGCCGGCGGCTGCACGCCGCTCTGGAAATGCCGGCAACGCGATCGGCCGGTCGTTGCAGGCATTCTTCAGCGGTGATCATATGCAACGCGATGACGAAGACGGGCGCGCACTGCTGCGGTACTGCCAGCAGAGCATCGGATTCCCCGGCATCGCCCGCTAGCGCCGCCCCTTCGCCCCCCCTGCGACAGCCGGTCGCAGCCCCCTCCCGGCGCACGCTTGACCTATATCAATCCGCCCACCGCCACGGGCGCGTATCTCTATGCAGGAACCCAATACGCCGGCGTCACCGGCATCCAAAGGACCTGCGATGAGCTACACCCCCGACAACGCCCAGCTGCTCAACGCCATGCAGAACGTGATGGTGATCTCCACCACCGACCTGCAGGGCAACATCACCTATGCCAACGACCTGTTCTGCACGCTCACCGGGTTCGCGCGCGAGGAACTGATCGGCCAGCCGCACAGCATCGTCCGCCATCCGGACGTGCCCAAGGCCGTCTACAAGGATATGTGGGACACCATCAAGGCCGGCAAGACCTGGACCGGCATCGTGCCGAACCTGGGCAAGGGCGGCGTGCTCTACGTGGTCGACACCACCGTGCAGCCGCTGTTCGATGCCGAGGGCAACATCACCTCGTACATCAGCATCCGCCGCGTGGTGAACGACCTGATGCAGAACTACGACCTGGTCGAGTTCAGCAAGGAAAAGTTCGACGACTTCTACGAGGCTGCGTGAACGCCATTCCCACACGCACGCCCATCAGCCGGCTGCTGGTGGGTTTCGCCTCCGAGTCGGGCAACGCCCGCGCCCTGGCCCAGCGCCTGGGCGCGGACCCGGACCTGCAGCCGCATGGGCCGCAGGTCCTGCCGTTCAATGACATCGATGTGGCCAGCCTCGGCCACGGCGATGTGCTGCTGGCCATCTCCAGCTCGTTCGGCGACGGCGAGCCGCCGGCCAACGGCGAGCGCTTCTTCGAGTCGCTGCGCCAGGCGCCCGCCCTGCCCGGACTGCGCTATGCGGTGTTCGGCCTGGGGGATACCGGCTACCCCAGCTTCTGCGGCTTCACCAAGGCGCTGGATGCGGCGCTGAGCGAGCGTCAGGCCCAACCACTGCTGCACCGTGTCGACGCTGATCTGGGCTACGAGCAGTTCTTCCAGCAGTGGCGCCCGGTGCTGGGCCAGGTTCTGGAGGGTGATGCGGCCGCAGGCCAGGATCTGCGCCTGCAGGTGACGGCCTATGGCGAAGACAATGCCTTCAACGCCCGCATCGTCGAACGGCGACGCCTGAGCCATGGTGACCCTGCCGCCTGGCACCTGCAGCTGGACATCGCCGGCAGCGGCATGGTCTACCGGGCCGGCGACACCCTGCATCTGGTTCCGGAAAACGATCCGGCATTGCTGCAGGCACTGACCAGATGGTATGGCGATTCCAGCGCCGTCGACGCCCTGCGCGACCGCGAGCTGCGCCTGCTCAGCAAGGGCGTGCTGCGCGAGTTGGCAAAGCTGGGCGGCAGCGACGTACTGAAGGGCCTGCTGAAGATCAGCCAGAAGCGCGAGCTGGACGCCTACCTGCATGGCCTGGACCTGCTGGACGTGCTGCAGGACCACGCCAGCCCGGACAGCGTGCCGCTGGCCCGCCTGCGTGAACTCCTGTCACCACGCCTGCCCCGTGCCTATTCCATCGCCTCGCATCCGCACGATGATCAGCTGAGCCTGTGCGTGCGCGAGGTGCGCTACACCCTGCGTGGCCGCGAACGCTTCGGCACCGCCACCGGCAGCCTGCTGCACGGCGGCGACACAGCCCGTGTGTACTGCCGCTCCAATCCGGGCTTTCACCTGCCCGACAGCGGCGACGCGCCCCTGCTGCTGGTCGGCACTGGTACCGGCATCGCCCCTCTGATGGGCCTGATGCAGGAACTGCAGGCTACCGGCGACGCACGGGAGGTCCATCTGGTGTTCGGCGAGAAGCATCGCGAGCACGACTTCCTGTACCGCGAGCAGCTTCAGGACTGGCAGGCGCGTGGCGTACTGGCTGGCCTGCACACCGCGTTCTCGCGCGATGCCGCGCAGAAGGTCTATGTGCAGCATGTGCTGCAGCAGCAGGCCGCGCAGATGCAGGATGTGCTGGCCCGTGGCGGCCACATCTACCTGTGTGGCAACAAGAGCCACCTGGAAGGTGCGGTGCGTGCAGCCATCGACGCGATCGGCGGTGACGGCCATTGGGATGCCCTGCGCGGCGAGGGCCGCACCCACTGCGAGCTGTATTGAGGCGCCTCGCCCAGGGGTAGAGCCGGCCGCTGGCCGGCTGCTCCGGATTCCGTGGTTGCCGGCCAGCGGCCGGCACTACCATCACAGGTCAATCGCCGACGATTCGCCCATCCACCACCCGTGCAACCTGCTGGCCGAACACCGCCACGTCCTGATTGAACCGCCCTTCGGGTAGTGCCGGCCGCTGGCCGGCTGCTCCGGATTCCGTGGTTGCCGGCCAGCGGCCGGCACTACCATCACAGGTCAATCGCCGACGATTCGCCCATCCACCACGCGCGCTACCTGCTGGCCGAACACCGCTACGTCCTGCGGATCGTGGCTGATCAGCAGCAGCGGAATACCGGTTTCATCCAGCACGGTTTCCAGCTCTTGTCGCAGGTGCTGGCGCAGGTCGTGGTCGAGCGCTGCGAACGGCTCGTCCAGCAGCAAGGCCTGCGGCCGGGTCACCAGCGCTCGTGCCAACGCCGTACGCTGGCGCTGGCCACCGGATACCTGTGACGGCAGCAGATCCGCCACATGCTCGATACGGAACGCCTGCAACCACTGCTCAACTGCCTCGATACGGGTCCCGCGCCGCGGATTCAACCAACCCCGCTCAAGCCCGAACGCCACGTTCTGGCGCACGCTCAGGTGCGGGAACAGCGCGTAATCCTGGAACACATATCCCAAGCGACGACGCTGCGGTGGCAGATCAATCCCAGCACCTGCATCGAACAACGCCTGCCCGTGCAGGCGCACATGTCCGTGCTCCGGGCGCAACAGACCGGCCACCGCTTTCAGCGTCAGGCTCTTGCCGGCGCCCGAGGGCCCGAACAGCACCACCTGCCGCTGCTTACACTGCAGTGCCACGTCCAGTTCGAAGGTCTGGCCGGATGCCTGCAATCGCCGCTGCACCTGCAGGTCAAGCCACATCGCGCAGCTCCCGGCGGCGCCCGCCCACCAGCCGTGCGGCCAGCAGCAGGATCACGATGCATACCACCGACGTCAGGATCACCAGCGCATTCGCCTTGCCATCCTGCCCCGCCTGCACCGCTTCATAGATGGCGATCGACAAGGTCTGCGTGCGGCCCGGAATGCTGCCGGCCACCATCAGCGTGGCGCCGAACTCACCCATCGCCCGTGCGAACGCCAGCAGCAGGCCAGCCAGAATTCCGCGCCATGCCAGCGGCAGGGTAATGCGGAAGAACACCGCGGCTTCGGACACGCCCAGCGTGCGCGCGGCCTGCTCCAACTGACCATCCACTTCTTCGAATGCGGCGCGTGCCGGCTTGAACACCAGCGGCAGTGACGCTACCGCGGCAGCGATCACCGCCGCCTGCCAGGTAAATACCAGGTTGATACCGAACCACGACTGCAGCCAGGCACCGATCGGGCCATTGCGCCCGATCAGCACCAGCAGGTAGTAGCCCAGCACCGTCGGTGGCAGCACCATCGGCAGGGTCAGTATCGAATCCAGCAGTTCGCGGCCGGGAAAGCGCCGTCGCGCCAGCAGCGCGCCAAGTGCCACGCCTGCTACGAGATTGATCGCGGTGGCCCAGCCGGCCACCTTCAACGACAACCCCAGTGCACTCCAGTCCAGGTCCATCCGTCAGGGCTTGCCGAACCCGTGCTTCTGCAGGATCGCCTGGCCCTGCGCCGAGCGAACGAACGCCGCGAAGCGCTTGGCTTCCACCGGCTGCGTGCTGGCCTGCACCACCGCGAGCGGATAGGCGATGCGTCCGGCAACCGGAACGTCGAACGCGCGCCGCACGCGATCCGGCATCGCCTGCGCGTCGGTAGCGTAGACAAAGCCCGCATCCACCTCGCCCCGTGCCACGTAATCCAGCGACTGCCGCACGTTCTGCGTACTGATCACCTTGCCCTGCACTGCCGGCCACAGCTTTGCGGCCTGCAGCGCACCCTGCGCGTAGCGGCCCACCGGCACGCTGTCCGGGTTGCCCAGTGCAATGCGCTGCACGCCGGCACCCGCCAGATCGGCCAGTGCGCGCGGCGGCGCCTTCGCCTGCGGCGGCACCACCACCCACAGCGCGTTCACTGCGAAGACCGCACGCGTACCCGCTGCCAGCAGCTTCTGCTGCGCCGCCTGGTCCATCGTTGTTTCATCGGCCGAGGCGAACACATCCACCGGCGCGCCCCGCGCGATCTGCTGCAGCAGCACGCCGGAAGCAGCAAAGTTGAAGTCGACCTTGCTGCCCGGGTTTGCCTTCTCATAGGCGGCGCCCAGCTCGCGGAAGCTCTCGGTCAGGCTGGATGCCGCCGACACGGTCAGGTTGCCCGCCCACGCAGGCAGCGAGACCAGCAGCCCCAGAAACACCATTGCGCATCGCTTCATCGTCGCCTCCCAGGCCAGGTTCAATCGGGGTCGTTCTCATCTGCAACGGCCAGCGCCGCCAGCCGGTCGGGTTGCAACAGCAGGATCTCGCGCTGCTTCACCGCAATCACACCGTCATCGCTCAGCCGCCGCAGCACCCGGCTGGCCGTCTCCGGCGCCATCCGCAGATAGTTGGCGATCTCGGTGCGGGCCATGGTCAGGTTGAAGCGGGTCGCGGAAAAACCAC is part of the Stenotrophomonas lactitubi genome and encodes:
- a CDS encoding Lrp/AsnC family transcriptional regulator, encoding MQYQLDNLDRRILDALQRDGRLQNLELSRQVGLSPSACLRRVRLLEEGGYIDRYVALLNAARIGRGFTVFVRVWLRGQDEDTTNHFINSIKSFPEVLECHLMAGDCDFLLRVAVADLDAYRQFQIQHLNRIAGVQNTKTEIPMQRIKQTTELPV
- a CDS encoding AzlC family ABC transporter permease, coding for MDARTTLPLPDPACDTAPRAEFLRGLRAAVPVMIGFIPFALVLGAQAAQKGLSALEVPLMTGLNFAGGSEFAAVELWTSPPHIALIVAITALVNSRHLLMGASLAPLLQHLPRRRVLPALFFMCDESWALGVADARRRALGFSLAYYLGVSAGLYTVWVLCTALGAIVGPLLGDIHAYGFDMAFPAVFLVLLRGMWQGMRAARPWLVSLVVAAGTYLLVPGAWYVASGALAGLAAAWLLAEDAA
- a CDS encoding AzlD family protein, which codes for MIFNGLIHWTSVLTIILMAAATYLTRIIGFLALRNRTLSKRAVTVMEAAPGCVLISVIAPDFVADKPADLAALAITLLAATRLSMLPTVLIGVVSAGVLRYVMG
- a CDS encoding PAS domain-containing protein — its product is MSYTPDNAQLLNAMQNVMVISTTDLQGNITYANDLFCTLTGFAREELIGQPHSIVRHPDVPKAVYKDMWDTIKAGKTWTGIVPNLGKGGVLYVVDTTVQPLFDAEGNITSYISIRRVVNDLMQNYDLVEFSKEKFDDFYEAA
- a CDS encoding diflavin oxidoreductase, producing MNAIPTRTPISRLLVGFASESGNARALAQRLGADPDLQPHGPQVLPFNDIDVASLGHGDVLLAISSSFGDGEPPANGERFFESLRQAPALPGLRYAVFGLGDTGYPSFCGFTKALDAALSERQAQPLLHRVDADLGYEQFFQQWRPVLGQVLEGDAAAGQDLRLQVTAYGEDNAFNARIVERRRLSHGDPAAWHLQLDIAGSGMVYRAGDTLHLVPENDPALLQALTRWYGDSSAVDALRDRELRLLSKGVLRELAKLGGSDVLKGLLKISQKRELDAYLHGLDLLDVLQDHASPDSVPLARLRELLSPRLPRAYSIASHPHDDQLSLCVREVRYTLRGRERFGTATGSLLHGGDTARVYCRSNPGFHLPDSGDAPLLLVGTGTGIAPLMGLMQELQATGDAREVHLVFGEKHREHDFLYREQLQDWQARGVLAGLHTAFSRDAAQKVYVQHVLQQQAAQMQDVLARGGHIYLCGNKSHLEGAVRAAIDAIGGDGHWDALRGEGRTHCELY
- a CDS encoding sulfate/molybdate ABC transporter ATP-binding protein, translating into MWLDLQVQRRLQASGQTFELDVALQCKQRQVVLFGPSGAGKSLTLKAVAGLLRPEHGHVRLHGQALFDAGAGIDLPPQRRRLGYVFQDYALFPHLSVRQNVAFGLERGWLNPRRGTRIEAVEQWLQAFRIEHVADLLPSQVSGGQRQRTALARALVTRPQALLLDEPFAALDHDLRQHLRQELETVLDETGIPLLLISHDPQDVAVFGQQVARVVDGRIVGD
- the modB gene encoding molybdate ABC transporter permease subunit, whose protein sequence is MDLDWSALGLSLKVAGWATAINLVAGVALGALLARRRFPGRELLDSILTLPMVLPPTVLGYYLLVLIGRNGPIGAWLQSWFGINLVFTWQAAVIAAAVASLPLVFKPARAAFEEVDGQLEQAARTLGVSEAAVFFRITLPLAWRGILAGLLLAFARAMGEFGATLMVAGSIPGRTQTLSIAIYEAVQAGQDGKANALVILTSVVCIVILLLAARLVGGRRRELRDVA
- the modA gene encoding molybdate ABC transporter substrate-binding protein, which codes for MKRCAMVFLGLLVSLPAWAGNLTVSAASSLTESFRELGAAYEKANPGSKVDFNFAASGVLLQQIARGAPVDVFASADETTMDQAAQQKLLAAGTRAVFAVNALWVVVPPQAKAPPRALADLAGAGVQRIALGNPDSVPVGRYAQGALQAAKLWPAVQGKVISTQNVRQSLDYVARGEVDAGFVYATDAQAMPDRVRRAFDVPVAGRIAYPLAVVQASTQPVEAKRFAAFVRSAQGQAILQKHGFGKP